A region from the Vicia villosa cultivar HV-30 ecotype Madison, WI linkage group LG3, Vvil1.0, whole genome shotgun sequence genome encodes:
- the LOC131661375 gene encoding chalcone synthase-like: MTHLDEIRDSQRARGTATILAIGTATPPNCIYQSDFTNYYFRVTNSNHMPQLKDKLTRICEKSMIKKRYMHLTEEMLKENPNISSYEKPSLDARQDILVEEVPKLGEKAASKALKEWGRPKSEITHLIFCSTSGVDMPGADYQLVKLLNLNPSTKRFMLYHQGCFAGGTVLRLAKDLAENNIGARVLVVCSELTVVTFRGPNENHLDSLVGQALFGDGASSVIVGSNPDERIEKPLFYLVSASQTILPDSKGAIEGHLREVGLTFHLKENVPELIGENIVKSLEEAFHPLGISDWNSLFWVAHPGGPAILKRVEKTVGLNSDKLNATKHVLSEYGNMSSACVLFILDEMRRSSTKEGKLTTGEGLKWGVLFGFGPGLTMETIVLHSAATNI; this comes from the exons atgACACACTTAGATGAAATAAGAGACTCCCAAAGAGCTCGTGGTACTGCAACCATTCTAGCTATTGGAACCGCAACTCCACCAAATTGCATTTACCAATCTGATTTCACAAATTATTATTTCCGAGTTACCAACAGCAACCACATGCCTCAACTCAAGGACAAATTGACGCGTATAT GTGAGAAGTCAATGATAAAGAAACGTTACATGCACTTGACAGAAGAAATGTTGAAAGAAAATCCAAACATATCAAGTTATGAGAAACCATCTCTGGACGCACGCCAGGACATTTTAGTTGAAGAAGTACCAAAGCTAGGAGAAAAAGCAGCATCAAAAGCCTTAAAAGAATGGGGAAGACCAAAATCAGAGATAACTCATCTCATATTTTGTTCAACTTCAGGTGTTGACATGCCTGGTGCTGATTATCAACTCGTCAAACTCTTAAACCTAAATCCATCCACAAAACGATTTATGTTATATCACCAAGGTTGTTTTGCTGGTGGAACTGTTCTTCGTCTTGCCAAAGATCTTGCTGAGAACAACATTGGTGCACGTGTCCTCGTTGTTTGTTCTGAATTAACCGTTGTTACTTTTCGTGGTCCAAATGAAAATCACTTGGATTCCTTAGTTGGACAAGCACTCTTTGGTGATGGTGCTTCATCTGTGATCGTTGGATCAAACCCTGATGAGAGAATTGAAAAACCGTTGTTTTATCTTGTTTCAGCATCCCAAACGATTCTACCAGACTCTAAAGGAGCGATTGAAGGACACTTGCGCGAAGTAGGATTGACATTTCATTTGAAAGAAAATGTTCCAGAATTGATCGGTGAGAATATAGTGAAAAGTCTAGAAGAAGCATTCCATCCACTTGGAATAAGTGATTGGAATTCATTGTTTTGGGTAGCACACCCTGGTGGTCCTGCAATATTGAAGAGGGTTGAAAAAACTGTTGGGTTGAATTCAGATAAACTAAATGCGACAAAACATGTTCTTAGTGAGTATGGAAACATGTCGAGTGCTTGTGTTTTATTTATATTGGATGAGATGAGAAGAAGTTCTACGAAGGAAGGGAAGTTGACTACTGGTGAAGGACTTAAATGGGGTGTTTTGTTTGGATTTGGTCCTGGCTTGACCATGGAAACCATTGTTTTGCATAGCGCAGCTACCAACATATAG